The DNA window TTATCATTTTCATGGTTGTGCCTTTTCCTAAATCTGATAAGATTTCTACTTCATCCATTAAAGATTTAATGATAAATATCCCTAATCCTCCTTCTTTTGGATTTGCTAGATCTGGTTCTTCAACTTCACTACTCTCAAATCCATGTCCTTGATCAATTACATCAATCATTAACTTTTCAGGGTCTACAAAAAAACTTATCTGAAAGTTATTATTATTGTAACATAAACCATGTTCAATTGCATTGGTACAAGCTTCTGCTATGGCAACTTTTATATCTTCAATCTGCTCTATATTAAAACCCATTCTGCTTGCAATAGCTGATGCCGTTAACCGAACAACATTTACATACTCTGGCTTACTTGGGACTGATATTGAAAAATGATCACTCATTTTTTTCTCCACCTTTTCTAAATTATTCATCGTAATCATTATTTTATTCACCTTCTATGATAAATATTTTATTTAATCCAGTGATCCTGAACAACTTTGAAACGTTAGCTTTAGGATTTACAATAATGATATTTTTATCATATTTTTTCAGTCTCTTCAATGCCCCTATTAAAACGCCTAAACCTGTACTATCTATATAGCCTAACTCCGCACAGTCTATTTTTATATTTTCTTTATGTTCATCTAACATGGCCATAAGTGTTTCTTTTAGCTCGCTTGCTGTATAAATATCAATCTCTCCAGTAATACCTAAAACCCATAAATTTTCTTCCTGATGATATCTTTTATCGATTCTAATAGACACATAAAAACCCCTTTCCGTTTATTTTTCTATTTTAATATTACCCCATATTTCTTTATTTAAACAATGTTAAAAATACGCAAAAGTAAATTTACCTTTGCGTATTTTTTATTTTTTTATTCTTCTTCCTCTACATCTTGAACAACTTTAGCAATAGAAACAATATTGCTATCATGGTCTACTCTCATAAGTGTTACCCCTTGTGTATTTCTACCCATTCTAGATATTCCTTCTACTTCTAATCTTATAATGACACCATTTATATTAATAAGCATGACTTCATCATCATCTTTTACAACCTTAGCCCCTACTAATTTACCTGTTTTTTCTTTTGTACTATAAGTGATTAATCCTTTTCCACCTCTAGATTGAATATTATAATTTTCAAGAGAAGTTCTCTTTCCAAATCCATATTCACTAACAACTAGTAAATCAGCATCTTCCTCTACTAATTCCATAGCAACCACATAGTCGCCATCATCTAGATTAATTGCTTTTACACCCATTGCAGCTCTACCCATATCTCTTACATCTGTTTCTTTGAACCTGATAGATTTTCCTTCTTTTGTTACAATGATAACCTCTTTTTCTCCATCTGTAAGTTTTACGCTAATCAATTCATCATCTTCTCTTAAATTGATTGCAATTAAACCTGATTTTCTAGAAGTATCAAATTGTGATAAATCTGTCTTTTTGATAATTCCCTTTTGCGTAGCTGCAACTAAGTAATTACTTGGTTCAAATTCTTTAACAGGAATAACAGCTGTTACTTTTTCATTAGGAAGTAGCTGAAGTAAATTTACAATAGCAGTTCCTTTGGCCTGTCTTTTAGCTTCTGGAATTTCATATGCTTTTAAGCGATATACTCTACCTCTATTTGTAAAGAAAAGAATATAGTTATGGGTTGAAGTAATAAATAAATGTTCTACAAAGTCTGAATCCCTCGTAGTAAGTCCAGCGATCCCTTTTCCACCTCTTTTTTGGCTTTTATAGGTATCTGCAGGCAATCTTTTAATATATCCTAAGTGAGTTAAGGTAATGGCAACCTCTTCTTCGTCTATTAAATCTTCTATATCAATCTCATCTGCTGCAGCTTCAATAGCTGTTCTTCTATCATCATCGTAAGACTCTTTTACTTCTAATATTTCTTCTTTGATGATATTTAAAAGAAGTCTTTCATTTGCTAATACTTCTTTGTAATGATTAATGAGTTTAATTAATTCCTCATATTCTTGTTCAATCTTATCTCTTTCAAGTCCTGTAAGCTTTTGAAGTCTCATATCAAGAATTGCTTGAGCTTGTTTTTCTGATAAGCTGAAAGTTTCCATCAATCCTTGTTTTGCCTCTGCTACATTTTTAGAGCCTCTGATTAACTTGATTACAGCATCTATATGATCAAGTGCTATTTTTAATCCCTCTAATATATGGGCACGATCTTCAGCTTTTCTTAAATCATATTTTGTTCTTCTTGTAACAACATCCTTTTGATGCTCTAAATAATAATATATTAGATCATATAAATTTAGTATTTTAGGTTGTCCCTTCACAAGAGCAATCATAATAATACTAAAAGTATCTTGTAGTTGTGTATGCTTATAAAGCTTATTGAGTACTACATTGGGATTGGCATCTCTTTTTAACTCTATAACAATACGCATACCCTTTCTATCACTTTCATCTCTTAAATCAGATATACCTTCAATCTTCTTATCTCTTACTAAATCAGCTATTTTTTCGATTAATCTTGCTTTATTTACTTGATATGGAATCTCTGTTACGATAATTTGATTTCTACCTTTTGCCGTTTGCTCTATTTCAGCATTTGCTCGAACTACGACTCTTCCTTGTCCTGTTCTATAGGCCTCTTTTATGGCTTCTTTTCCCATAATCGTTGCACCCGTTGGAAAATCTGGCCCCTTTACAATTTGAATAAGGTCTTCTATAGTTGCCTCTCGATCATCAATTAATTTTACCGTTGCATCAATAACTTCACCCAAATTATGGGGAGGAATAGATGTAGCCATTCCTACTGCAATACCATTTGACCCATTTACTAATAGATTTGGAAATCTACTTGGAAGTACAGTTGGTTCTTTTAAAGTTTCATCAAAGTTTGGTGAAAAATCAACAGTTTCTTTTCCAATATCTCGTAGCATCTCTACAGATAATTTTGTAAGCTTTGCTTCTGTATAACGCATGGCAGCTGCACTATCTCCATCGATACTACCAAAGTTTCCATGTCCATTTACTAATAAATGTCTTGTAGAAAAATCTTGTGCCATTCTAACCATTGCATCATAAACAGAGCTATCTCCATGTGGATGATACTTACCTAAAACGTCCCCAACGATACGTGCTGACTTTCTATGTGGTTTTTCTGGTGTTAGCCCTAACTCGTTCATTGCATATAGTATTCTTCTATGAACAGGCTTAAGACCATCCCTTACATCAGGTAAAGCACGACCAACAATTACACTCATGGCATAATCAATATAAGAATTTTTCATTTTTTCTTCTATATCAACTTGAATAATTTTGTTATTTTCTTCTAGCATGGATTTCCCCCCTCACTACACATCTAAATTACTTACATATTTTGCATTTGCCTCAATAAATTCTCTACGAGGCTTTACTTTATCTCCCATAAGCATAGTAAAAACTTCATCTGCTGCTGCTTCATTATCTTCATCTACTTTTACTTGAATAAGTGTTCTTGTTTGAGCATCCATAGTTGTATCCCATAATTGTTCAGGATTCATTTCTCCTAAACCTTTATATCTTTGAAGTGCTATACCATTTCTTCCGATTTCATTTAGTAATTGATCTAACTCTTCATCAGAATAAACATAATGCTCTTGTCTCCCTTTTTTTACTTTATAAAGAGGTGGGCGTGCAATATATACATGTCCCTTATCAACAAGTGGTTTCATATATCTATAAAAGAATGTCAATAGCAATGTACTAATATGAGCTCCATCTACATCTGCATCTGTCATAATGACTATTTTATGATATCTTAGTTTACTAATATCAAATTCATCTCCAATACCACATCCAAAGGCTGTAATCATAGCTCTTATTTCACTAGAATTTAGTATTTTATCTAATCTTGCTTTTTCAACATTTAAAATTTTACCTCTAAGTGGCAAAATAGCTTGGGTTGCTCTATCTCTTCCTTGTTTTGCAGAACCTCCTGCTGAATCACCCTCAACAATGAATATTTCAGAAAGGGTTGGATCTTTTTCAGAGCAATCTGCAAGTTTTCCAGGAAGGGATAACCCATCTAGTGCTCCTTTTCTTCTTGTAAGCTCTCTTGCTTTTCTAGCAGCTTCTCTTGCTCGTGCTGCTTTTAATGATTTTTCTATAATTATTTTTGCCTCTGTTGGGTTTTCTCCTAAGAATATTTGAAGACCTTCACTTGTAATAGTCTCAACGATTCCTCTCATTTCACTATTTCCAAGTTTTGTCTTCGTTTGACCTTCAAATTGAGGTTCCGTAAGCTTTACAGAAATAATACAAGTTAACCCTTCTCTAATATCTTCTCCTGTAAGATTGTCATCCTTTTCTTTTAAGATATTATTTTTTCTAGCATAATCATTCACTACACGAGTTAGGGCTGATTTGAAACCTACAAGATGTGTTCCCCCTTCATGAGTATTGATATTATTGGCAAAAGAAAAAACAGTTTCTGTATATTTATCCGTGTATTGCATAGCTACTTCCACTTCAGCAGTTTCCTTTTTTCTTTCAAAATAAATAATGTTTTTATGAATCGTATCCTTATTTTTATTTAGATGCTTTACAAATTCTTTGATTCCACCCTCATAGTGGAATACTAACTCGCGAGGGTTTTCTTCTCTTTCGTCTGTCAATGTAATACGAATTCCTTTATTTAAAAAGGCCATTTCTCTTAATCTATGCTCTAATACTTCAAACTTAAATACAGTTTCTTCAAATATTTCTTTATCTGGTAAAAATATTGTTTTAGAGCCTGTTTCATGAGACTCTCCTACTACAGTAAGCTCTGTAATAGTTTTTCCTCTTTCATATCGCTGATGATAAATCTTTCCATCTCTTTTTACTTCAACTTCCATCCATTCTGATAGAGCATTTACAACAGAAGCTCCAACACCATGAAGACCTCCTGATACTTTATATCCTCCACCACCAAATTTTCCACCTGCATGAAGTACTGTATGAATGACTTCTACAGCAGGTTTTCCCATTTTAGGATGAAGGTCTACTGGCATCCCTCTACCATCATCTCTTACAGTGATGGAATTATCTTGTCCAATCATAACCTCTATATGATTACAATATCCAGCTAGTGCTTCATCAATACTATTATCTACAATTTCATATACAAGATGATGAAGTCCTTTTGGTCCTGTTGAACCTATATACATTCCTGGTCTTTTTCGAACTGGTTCTAAGCCTTCTAATACTTGTATCTGCTCCGCTCCATATTCATTATTAATTTTTTCTGCCATTTTTCTACCCCCTACTCTTGTAAATCTGTTTTTACATAAAAAAAGCTACGAATCTAGCTTTATTATTATCTTCCCGCTGTTTTGTTTATCTATTTCTAATAGGTGCTTTTACCTATTTCACATAAATTTCATCCGAACTATGAATATCATCTAGAAAATTGGCTCTTTTTTGAAGGGTTGTGGACGATATGGGTGAATAATAAATAACCGTCTTCACAATTTTTTGTGCCCCTTTATCCTTTTTTTGAAGTTCTTCAGTAATGACGCAAGATTTTATTTTTTCATCAGATATCTTTTGTACAAAACCTTCTTCTTCTGAAATTTTGAAAAATGCTTTACTATCCTTTGATTTTTCAATAGAAGCAATATCTATAATGCCTATTATATTTTTTATAGGCACAACCACATCCTTGCCTAAATGAAGGAACATATCAATCTCTCCTTAAAATTACTCCACATTATATTATAACCTTTTATGGAAGGATATAAAAGAAAATTTATATAAATTCATTGTGAACCGTTGCATGATCTACATGAAAAATATATTCTTTGTTTACACGAAGTTCATTTAAATGGTTAATTTCTGTTGTTGTAATAAATATTTGAACATCTCTTAACGCCTTTATTAAAAACTTTTGTCTATTTACATCTAATTCAGACATAACATCATCTAAGAGTAAAATAGGATACTCTCCGGTCTCTCCTTTGATTAATTCAATTTCTGCAAGCTTTAAGGATAAGGCAGAAGTCCGTTGCTGTCCTTGTGATCCAAAACTTCTTATATCAATCCCATTGACAAAAACACCTAAATCGTCTCGATGAGGTCCAAAGGTTGTAGTCCCTCTTTGTAAATCCACATCTAAAGAGCCTTTTAGGGCCTTCCTAAAACTTTCTATTGTCTCTTCAAAAGTATTTTTTAATTCGATACTACTCATATATTTTACTTCAATGTTTTCTTTATTTTCTGTAATCTTTCTATGAATCAGCCTGCTTAATGGACTCATTCTTGTAACAAATTTTGACCTTTCCATCATCAGCTTAGTTCCTAATTCTATCAGTTTTTCATCCCATATATCAAGGGTATCCATATATTTTTTATTATGAACTATTTTCTTTATTAAATGATTTCGCTGAATGAGTACCTTTTGATACTCATTCAAATGATGAAAATAACTTGGTTTCATCTGAGATATTTCATGATCTATAAACTTTCTTCTCTCACTTGGTCCTTCTTTGATTAACTTTAAGTCTTCAGGTGAAAAAACTACTACATAAACATTATTAAGAATTTCTGAATTCTTACTTAAAGTAATTCTATTTAATTTAATTTGCTTTTTCTTACCCTCTTCTAACTTTAATTCTACCATTGTATCTGTATATCTTTTTTTTGCTTCTACTTTGATATACGCTTGATCTTTATCAAATTTAATTAATTCTCGATCTTTAGTGGTTCGAAAAGATTTTGCCGTACTTGTCAAATAGATAGCTTCTAAGATATTTGTCTTCCCTTGAGCATTATCTCCTACAAATACATTAATCTTAGGATGAAATTTTAATGTAAGCTGATTATAATTTCTAAAGTTTATTAATTTTAAACTTTCTAAATACACCTGCTGCACCCCTTGCGCTTTCAACTTAATCCATTGAAAAGCATTTCTTTAGTTTCTTATAATAAATTTTTCTCCTTCTAATTCTACCATATCTCCATCTCTTAATTTTTTTCCCCTTCTCACCTCTACAACGCCATTGATTTTTACTAAACCTTCTTGTATAACTATCTTAGCATGTCCACCCGTTTGTACTAGCGCTGCAAGCTTAAGTGCTTTGTCTAATTGTATGTATTCACCTTCTATTTTTATTTCTAGCATCAATGAATCACTCCTTTTATTTTATAATATCTATTCTATCAATAAACAACATCAAAATTTAATGAAGTTTAGTTTTTAGGTATCTATTATGAACATTCTTTATTATATTACTTTTTCATTTCACCTATTTATAATTATTCACATTTTTATATGATTTTTCATTATTATTCCAAACAAACACTGCCATTATAATTCCAAATATAAAGTTAAATAAAGATCTTGTTAAGAAATCTGTAAAAATTATCCACAGTTTTTTGAATTGATAAGTTTTTAATCGTATAAAAGGAGTTCTCCAAAACCTCAGAGAACTCCTTCCCCTTATCCTACTAATCTAACAGGTAAGATCAGATAAGTATAATTACTATGATCTACTGGTTTTACAATACATGGACTAACACTTGTTGTAAATTCTAAATAAACTTCCTCACTATCTATAATCTTTAATGCATCTAAGAAATATTTTGAATTGAAACCAATATCAATATCTTCTCCTTCTAGCTCTATGGAAACAGATTCAAATACTTTTCCGATTTCTGCATTAGATGTGATATTCATTGTTTCATCCTTTACAGAAAATTTCACTAGATTGTTTTTTCCTTCTTTTGCAAGTAGTGAAGCTCGCTCTATACTATCTAATAGGTTTTTTGTTTTTACTTTTGCTCTTGATTTATATTCTTTTGGAATAATTTGATGATAGTTTATAAATTCTCCTTCTAATAATCTTGATATCACTCTTGTTTGATTCATATTAAATAAAACATGTTTATCTGTAAAAAAGATTTCAACATCTGTATTTTCTTCTTCTGTTAAAATTCTATTGATCTCATGCAATGTTTTAGATGGAATAACAGATTTTTGGTTAAGTGTATTTTTTACATTTGCTTTTCTTAAAGCTAGTCGATAACCATCTAAAGCCACCATATTTATAGATTCTTCTTGTAACTCCATTAAAACACCAGAAAGAATTGGACGGGTTTCATCTACTGATGTAGCAAATACAGTTTGTTTAATCATATTCTTTAAAAGATCCTGAGGCAGTTTATAGGCATCTTCTTCTTCAACTGTTGGCAATTCTGGATATTCAACAGCAGGTTGTCCAATTAGTGTAAACTCAGAATTTTCACATCTAATAATAGCATTATTATTATCATCTACTTCTATTTCAATATCTGCATCTGGAAGTTTTCTAACAATATCACCTAATATTCTTGAAGATAAAACAACTGCTCCA is part of the Crassaminicella profunda genome and encodes:
- a CDS encoding ATP-binding protein, whose translation is MITMNNLEKVEKKMSDHFSISVPSKPEYVNVVRLTASAIASRMGFNIEQIEDIKVAIAEACTNAIEHGLCYNNNNFQISFFVDPEKLMIDVIDQGHGFESSEVEEPDLANPKEGGLGIFIIKSLMDEVEILSDLGKGTTMKMIKYLGDDI
- the recF gene encoding DNA replication/repair protein RecF (All proteins in this family for which functions are known are DNA-binding proteins that assist the filamentation of RecA onto DNA for the initiation of recombination or recombinational repair.), producing MYLESLKLINFRNYNQLTLKFHPKINVFVGDNAQGKTNILEAIYLTSTAKSFRTTKDRELIKFDKDQAYIKVEAKKRYTDTMVELKLEEGKKKQIKLNRITLSKNSEILNNVYVVVFSPEDLKLIKEGPSERRKFIDHEISQMKPSYFHHLNEYQKVLIQRNHLIKKIVHNKKYMDTLDIWDEKLIELGTKLMMERSKFVTRMSPLSRLIHRKITENKENIEVKYMSSIELKNTFEETIESFRKALKGSLDVDLQRGTTTFGPHRDDLGVFVNGIDIRSFGSQGQQRTSALSLKLAEIELIKGETGEYPILLLDDVMSELDVNRQKFLIKALRDVQIFITTTEINHLNELRVNKEYIFHVDHATVHNEFI
- the gyrA gene encoding DNA gyrase subunit A, translating into MLEENNKIIQVDIEEKMKNSYIDYAMSVIVGRALPDVRDGLKPVHRRILYAMNELGLTPEKPHRKSARIVGDVLGKYHPHGDSSVYDAMVRMAQDFSTRHLLVNGHGNFGSIDGDSAAAMRYTEAKLTKLSVEMLRDIGKETVDFSPNFDETLKEPTVLPSRFPNLLVNGSNGIAVGMATSIPPHNLGEVIDATVKLIDDREATIEDLIQIVKGPDFPTGATIMGKEAIKEAYRTGQGRVVVRANAEIEQTAKGRNQIIVTEIPYQVNKARLIEKIADLVRDKKIEGISDLRDESDRKGMRIVIELKRDANPNVVLNKLYKHTQLQDTFSIIMIALVKGQPKILNLYDLIYYYLEHQKDVVTRRTKYDLRKAEDRAHILEGLKIALDHIDAVIKLIRGSKNVAEAKQGLMETFSLSEKQAQAILDMRLQKLTGLERDKIEQEYEELIKLINHYKEVLANERLLLNIIKEEILEVKESYDDDRRTAIEAAADEIDIEDLIDEEEVAITLTHLGYIKRLPADTYKSQKRGGKGIAGLTTRDSDFVEHLFITSTHNYILFFTNRGRVYRLKAYEIPEAKRQAKGTAIVNLLQLLPNEKVTAVIPVKEFEPSNYLVAATQKGIIKKTDLSQFDTSRKSGLIAINLREDDELISVKLTDGEKEVIIVTKEGKSIRFKETDVRDMGRAAMGVKAINLDDGDYVVAMELVEEDADLLVVSEYGFGKRTSLENYNIQSRGGKGLITYSTKEKTGKLVGAKVVKDDDEVMLININGVIIRLEVEGISRMGRNTQGVTLMRVDHDSNIVSIAKVVQDVEEEE
- a CDS encoding RNA-binding S4 domain-containing protein, which gives rise to MLEIKIEGEYIQLDKALKLAALVQTGGHAKIVIQEGLVKINGVVEVRRGKKLRDGDMVELEGEKFIIRN
- a CDS encoding STAS domain-containing protein, with the translated sequence MSIRIDKRYHQEENLWVLGITGEIDIYTASELKETLMAMLDEHKENIKIDCAELGYIDSTGLGVLIGALKRLKKYDKNIIIVNPKANVSKLFRITGLNKIFIIEGE
- the gyrB gene encoding DNA topoisomerase (ATP-hydrolyzing) subunit B, translating into MAEKINNEYGAEQIQVLEGLEPVRKRPGMYIGSTGPKGLHHLVYEIVDNSIDEALAGYCNHIEVMIGQDNSITVRDDGRGMPVDLHPKMGKPAVEVIHTVLHAGGKFGGGGYKVSGGLHGVGASVVNALSEWMEVEVKRDGKIYHQRYERGKTITELTVVGESHETGSKTIFLPDKEIFEETVFKFEVLEHRLREMAFLNKGIRITLTDEREENPRELVFHYEGGIKEFVKHLNKNKDTIHKNIIYFERKKETAEVEVAMQYTDKYTETVFSFANNINTHEGGTHLVGFKSALTRVVNDYARKNNILKEKDDNLTGEDIREGLTCIISVKLTEPQFEGQTKTKLGNSEMRGIVETITSEGLQIFLGENPTEAKIIIEKSLKAARAREAARKARELTRRKGALDGLSLPGKLADCSEKDPTLSEIFIVEGDSAGGSAKQGRDRATQAILPLRGKILNVEKARLDKILNSSEIRAMITAFGCGIGDEFDISKLRYHKIVIMTDADVDGAHISTLLLTFFYRYMKPLVDKGHVYIARPPLYKVKKGRQEHYVYSDEELDQLLNEIGRNGIALQRYKGLGEMNPEQLWDTTMDAQTRTLIQVKVDEDNEAAADEVFTMLMGDKVKPRREFIEANAKYVSNLDV
- the remB gene encoding extracellular matrix regulator RemB, which encodes MFLHLGKDVVVPIKNIIGIIDIASIEKSKDSKAFFKISEEEGFVQKISDEKIKSCVITEELQKKDKGAQKIVKTVIYYSPISSTTLQKRANFLDDIHSSDEIYVK
- the dnaN gene encoding DNA polymerase III subunit beta; its protein translation is MKIICNQRKLSSSINTVQKAVSSKTTLPILKGILLETCGNQLKLVGSDLEIGIENYIEGEIISSGAVVLSSRILGDIVRKLPDADIEIEVDDNNNAIIRCENSEFTLIGQPAVEYPELPTVEEEDAYKLPQDLLKNMIKQTVFATSVDETRPILSGVLMELQEESINMVALDGYRLALRKANVKNTLNQKSVIPSKTLHEINRILTEEENTDVEIFFTDKHVLFNMNQTRVISRLLEGEFINYHQIIPKEYKSRAKVKTKNLLDSIERASLLAKEGKNNLVKFSVKDETMNITSNAEIGKVFESVSIELEGEDIDIGFNSKYFLDALKIIDSEEVYLEFTTSVSPCIVKPVDHSNYTYLILPVRLVG